The Microplitis mediator isolate UGA2020A chromosome 10, iyMicMedi2.1, whole genome shotgun sequence genomic sequence ggaacattattattattattaatgaatttattgcACTTtcgtaacaaaaaatttcaacgaactgtaataaattatttacttaaaattttttaaattaaagaaaaatgagAAAGTTATGAAATTCTATCAGTGATTGGATCGATAAATAGGTACAATAGGAAATAAAAGAATGAACGTGGAAACAATATAAAAGAGAAAAGatgaaaagagaaaaaaaaaaagtacatcaAGCAAGTAGTAGTAGTtgtatgttatatatatatatatatatatatatatatatatatatatatatatatatatatatatatatatatatagtatgtACAGGACGCTTTTATCGTGAAACTGCGTTTGCCATAAAAACAGGAAACAGGAAATGACGATGAGCTTTCGAGACGATACAGTAGTGTAGCTTAGTGATCGCTTTGACGAAGCTTTCTAGGTCGAAAAATCtaaagttttcaaatattaatgcCCGGTACTTTTTCTTCTCTATATGATACGTGTGATGCAGAAAGATAAAATCTTTTTCTGATGCAAGTAGTATTCATACTCATGGGAAAAAGCGTCAGtattaagttttataataCATTGTAGAAGATTTGAGTATTCTATATCCTCTCGCCAAGTAGGTTTTTTTCAACAAGAATCCAAGAAATATTAACCCGCACGGGAAAACTCTTGGATTTATTTTCAATGCTATTTCTGTtcagtcattttttattttaccttaACTTTTCTTATAATAtgcatatacatacatatgcaTTTATATTCATCTTTTTCCATATATTGCATTCATAAAATCAAAGATTACTCTGTTcagactttttattttatcattaccttgagtatttataatttgataaaaaattcattaactTTCTGGTTACTAGTGGTATTGATTGAACTTTAAAAGATTCTAAAATTACAACAACAGATTATTTAAAACTGTTAATTGATTTCTATAAATACTGATCCATTTAAATCTTAAAAACAACTTCTGTTTTTAATCTCATGTCACGTGCTATGCATCCGTCAAGACTATCGGCGTGTTTCCGCTGTGCATTGCGTGCTCACATAACGTAATCATGCAAGCGAATGAACGAGCAAGGGCGAGGCAACGACATTCGAGGGTTGCAACAAACGTGCACTTTTGCTTTGAACCTTGGTaagaataagaattatttaaaatgggAAAATGAAAGAGAGAAAGTGTATAACAACATCTCGATGTAAACAAAGATGTTGACGAACTCTGTTTTTTGACACACAAATATCCTAAATGTTTCTCGTCTAAAAGTGAGATGAttctcagtaaaaaaaaaaagaagagatGTTACATTAAGAGAAGTGTTACTCCAAGATTTCATCCTCAGGGTCGTTTTAAAAGAGGATCAAAGGACGCCGTAAAGAATCTTAACTTCAAAGAAACCGTGTCAGAGAAATAATGAACATTTgcactgtttatttatttatttaatattagtatttttttttcaacactaaagggaatgaaaaattaaaagttagcCTCGCCTTTAATAAAATCACATTACAAAGTGATTGTAATATATGTTTggaggaaataaaaataaataaattgtgagattttatcaatttaagtaatcattaattactttattttagaCTACTCATATAGAACAAGATGCGTCATAGAGATGCAATGAGGTCAAGAGTCATGGTATCATCGAAGAAAAAGGGCAGTACGCAGAGCGGTGCACGCCCCTGCGTATTGATCCAGTCGAAGCGCACATTAGATTCGGAGTCCCAACGTAGAAGCCAGCTCATTCGAACTGAAGCTTTCGCTTCGTcctttattttcatttagcAGGAAGTTATgtttcatatatacatatatacatgcatacatatatgtattcacatatgtatttttttgaagcttGTGGTTTCAATTAGTTACAGCCTAAGAGATATCCTCTGGCTAGATCGACGGAATCTCTACCACATCCTGACGTACATACTTCCTTTTTGATCACGATGAAACTGTGATATAGAGGACGATATTAGTGATTTTGCGCACTTGTGGAACTTGCCACACCTTTATATTTTCGCCTCGACCCAGACCTTCATCAAGCTTCCTAAAATACATCAGCAGCTTCCCCTGGGACACTAACCCAAATGTGTTTATTCATATATGAAGACTTTTTTCTATTCTCATTttatattacatttaaaaGTTCAAACTAAACCAAAGAAGTAATTACGACAGTCTCCCAGAAGAACTCTTGTCATCCAACGTTATCTCATCCATCCctcttctttattttttaagagatCGCAAAATCTGGCGTACAACTAACGACACTGTTGTGTAATCATACGTTTATAATCTTTTCATCCCCGACTATGTGTTCTGCGAGGTAAATACTCTTCTGGATGTAGAGAGAATCTCTTATACATAGATGAATGACGAATAACAACGAGAATGACCTAGTAAAGAAGTGAGGCATTCTTGACTTCCCTAAGCCTTTCACAAGTACTACCACTCGTTTTTTCATGCGCTTAGACGACAAGCTGTGGTGTTGCAAATCAGTCATTGGCCGCTTCAATCTCCCTATATGCGTTTTATAATACAGTAAAGTACAAGTAAATCTACTCAACCATCAACTTGTGCTTTAATCACGATGATACTTGGTCGGGAGCACTGACGTGAATGAGGACGAGCCTTAGCTATTATCAGTATCATCgtaattttatatcaattctCTTTTATTTCTTCCTTCATTCCACTGCAATGATACTGCGATGAAACAACAACGGATGTTAAGATATTTTCATTGtctcattttttatcataaaaaaataaaaacagtttATTAATcgctttgataaatttattgaggcTAACAGCTAAAGTGTCAGAAGTCAGGAGACACTTTATAGTTTAGATCAATTTAGAACAACTGAATCGGGGACGCAAGTAAATGAAGAGAATCAGtgagcaattaaaaaaaaaaaaatacttgagttTTATACGAGGGAAATGAAAATATCTCGGTCATGTTAAAACTGGAGAGTGTTGCCACGCTGACTGTTGTTGTCGTTGATGACGCAAAGGGTCGTTAATCTAAAGGTCACACCCTCAAgttttcaaaagaaaaaaactagactacgaataaaaattactggtGTAAGCTGCCACTAGTCTGTAATCGATGTGACAAATTTTAAGAGTAAAGATATTATATATTCTGttagtttaatttaatcaacaacaaaaaaaaaaaaattttctgacgATAAAACGGGTTACACTACTTTATATTTGACACAAACCCTATCAGAGTTATAGGGTTACACATTactcttttatatatttatgtatatgtatatgtatatatatccttTGGGAAATGATAGGTTTCCGGTGAAAATGGTTTATACCACGCAAGATATTGAATGACTACGATTAATCGGGTTAGTAAGGTCTCAAACGAGACCTTGATAAGGGGAAAAGGGTACTCAGTACTTGACACTTCCTTTTATATGAGCAACCGAGATAGGGAGAGCAAAGAAGGGTTGTTTTTCATTTACTCTTTGACATTTTAAAACCtcttttttacaattaaaattatttaattttttatcgtcacttaaatgtaaaatttttaattaactattttaattaaaatttctaggaATATGTGAATCGTTATCATGGTCAAAAAATGGGTGCTTTGGAGCCGCATGTATTTGCACTTGCTGAAGCGGCTTATCGTTCACTAGAAGACAACGAGTGCAATCAATCGTGTGTAATATCGGGTGAAAGTGGAGCTGGAAAGACTGaaacaacaaaatttattttacaatatttatgttCTGTAACGAGTAATGTTGATACTTGGGTTGAACAACAAATTCTTGAAGCAAATACTATTTTAGAGGCATTTGGTAATGCTAAAACAGTAAGAAATGACAACAGTTCAAGATTTGGTAAATTTATGCAAGTatgttttgataataaatggaTGATTAAAGGATGTATTATTCAAGATTATTTACTTGAACAGTCACGTATTACATTTCAAAGTCCTGGTGAACGTAACTATCACGTGTTTTATCAGTTAGTTGAGGGTGGAACACGAGACAAAGAATTTGCTGAACAGTACAAGCTTGTACCAGCAAGCtgttacaaatatttaaatcagtCTGGTTGTATTAAGATAGATGGTATATCGGATGGTAAAAAATTAGACGCATTGAGACTAGCATTTAATGTTCTTCAAGTACCAAGTGAAATGTGTGAAGGTATTTACAGGGTACTATCGGCAATACTGTGGCTGggtaatttgaactttgaagATGTTGACGGAGAAAGATGTGAATTAACAACAGAGGATCTTGAAATTGTTGGCAAGGTGGCGCCATTATTAGGCCTACAAATAGAAGATCTTACTCGAGTTGTTTTAGTAAGACAGATCAATGTGCGTGGTAACATCACTGAGATACCACTTAAAGTACAAGAAGCACGAGAAAACAGACATGCAATGGCTAAAGCTCTTTACTCAAGAACTTTTGCTTGGCTAATAAATCACATTAACAATTGCACAAATCCAGGACAAGATAGTTCAAGATTTTTGGGTGTTCTTGATATTtttggatttgaaaattttgctgTTAATAGTTTTGAACAACTTTGTATTAATTATACCAATGAAAaacttcataaattttttaatcactatGTCTTCGCTATTGAACAAGAACTTTATCGTCAAGAAGAAATTCAATATTCTCATATTACGTTTACAGACAATACTTTGTGCTtagaattaattgaaaaaccaCCACGATGtgtacttaaattattaacagaaCAATGTCATATGCCAAAAGGCTCTGATTTAgcttatttaacaaatttacaCGCTGAGTTTGATACTCATCCGTGTTATGTTAAAGGCGATGATCGTCGTAAATGGGAAACAGAATTTGGTGTTAAACATTACGCTGGCTGTGTTACTTATACAGTTGAAGGTTTCGTTGATAAAAATCGAGATGTACAGCAGGatgtattttttgattttatgtCACGAAGTACAAATGAATTCGTGCAGGAAATAACGGTGTATCAAGACTTGTTGGGTTGTACGGTTGCTCGAGCTGCCGGATATTCAGCTACAATGTCACGTGGTACAACTAAAGGAAAACCAACACTTTGTGATTCTTTTCGACATCAATTACAAGCTCTTGTTGATGTATTACAAGCTACAACTCCTTGGTATGCCAGGTGTATTAAACCAAATATGGACAAAAGTGCAAATCATTATGACGAAAAATTGGTACTTGATCAGTTAAAATATTTGGGTATGCTGGATATTATTAGAATACGTAAAGAAGGTTTTCCTGTACACATGCCTTTTCATGATTTTGTTGCGAGATATCGGTGTCTTGTGAAAGGACGTACAATGTTGCCAAGAGATGACAAAGAAGCCACAAGGTGTTTGATAAAGGCTCAAGGAATACCCGAAACTGAATGGCAACTTGGTAAaactaaagtttttttgagaaattatGTGCACGAACCACTAGAAGATACTCGTAATAAAATGGTGACATGGAATGCTAttgttatacaaaaaatttggCGAGGTTACACTGTACGGAaaggtaaataatatttttattaattctcgtgttctattattattattattattatttttttttattacaatagaGTATCGACGTGTAAGAGAAGCAGCACTGAAAGTCCAACATGCTTATCGTGGATGGAAACTCCGGATAATGTTTATAAGAAAGCGAAGAGCAGCAATTGTAATTCAATCTCATTTACGAGGAGTATTTGCACGAGAAGTAGCAACAGCTTTACGTGAAATGCGACGAGTAGACGAAGAAATGAGAAAACGGGAACGAATGGAAGAAGAGCGAAGACTGATGGAGGATAAGAAAGCTCTTGAGGACAGTCAAAGgtattgcatttttttatttttatctataaaatattcttttgtaaatttaaaattatcagatAAACGTAAAGTTAAGTTAGGTAGAAAAAGACTTAACGGTCGTTTCGTTTGGGCTTTATAGCGCACAGTACAATGGTATTGCTGGGATGGAAGCTGGGTAAGTCCGCGAAAacacaattgaaaattaaagcttctgtattgtttatttaatgacagataataataaaatataaatatatttataattgttattgaatGTTTATCATgatgaagctttttttttgttatacgtATTCAAGCATGATTTAATGCGTGCTTTTATTTTCTggcaatattaataattattttaaataaaagttaatctaaaaaaaaaagaagtttatatatatatatattgattaattttttattaatttatttttacagaaaaGCACAAGAAGAAATAGCTGCATTGTCTCAAATGGCTGAGCAATTAAACTCAAAGATGGCAACGACAGAATTACAGTCCGTTGATCTAGAtaatcttttttcatttttatctgATGTTCAGTCGACTAAGAGTAATCAAATAATCGAAGAAATTGGCGAGAGAATGGACGAATTAGTTGAGGATTTAGATGCTGAACTAGAAAGTGTGATACAAATGGAGATGGAAATGATTGCTAAATCAGAATCAAAGATGTCTAATTTAAATTCACCAGATGACAAACGTAATGGAACACCTAGTGCAGGAAAACTAGGTCAACCAAGTTTACCAGAACCAACAGAACCACCTCCTCCACCACCACCGCCACCACTTCCCCATACGATTAACGGTGACTCGTCATCAGAAACTGGAGAACCAATTTACGAATCAGTGTTACCGAGAGATGAAAATGAATCAACTAGTCCTATTATTATAAACGGTAATGCTAATCCACTAGTTAATGGTGATAGTTGTGGATCACCCCCACCAGTTCCAGCGAGCAAAATTATAAAGGAACCATCAATTGGTAGTCCACCGTCTCGACCGGAATCAAGAAATTCAAGTAATCATCATTCACATCAAAATCATCACCATCACCAATTGACACCACAACAGAGTCACGATCAATTATCACAAGTGACCCAAGTACCGCCAATTTCGCAAACTCAACAACCCGTTGAACGTGAGCAGCGCCGAAAATTCCGAGTTGAAAGAAAACTAATGGAGCTTGAAGAAAAGAAAGAACCAGTAGAAACTGAAGTAACGTATCATGATATTGTTGAGTTTGCTCAGAATTACTTCAACAGTCATGAACGTTCACCAGAAGGTACAATTATGGCGACTTTGACAAGAAAATCAAGAGGTAAAAGTATTGAATTTGTACCCAAATATGAAATGGTGACTTACTACAAAGGATCCAGTATTCCTAATTCTCATATCCACATGTATGATCCTGACAACGTTAATCTCGCATGCTCAATCTTTCGGGACCTCTGCAAATATCTTCGAGGTGAAATGAAATTAGAACAAGAGATTACAACTATTCAAACAATAATTGGTCATGGTATAGAACGAGAAGAACTTCGTGATGAAATATTAGTTCAATGCATGCGTCAAGCCACAAATAATCCCAACGCAGAATGGTCTGAACGTGTATGGCTGTTGCTCTGTTTAGCTATAGTTGCATTTCAACCAAGTAAACTTTTGTACAAATATTTTGTTTcctttttaaagaaaaatcttGCACTCGAAGGTAAACTCAGACAATATGTCCAATGGTGCGTAGACAATTGCAAGAATACAAAGGTCTCTTGTCGACAGTATCCGCCATCAACAGTTGAAATTGCAGCAATGCGGCGACTCGGTACAATTGTTTGtagatttttctttctcgatGGTAGAACTAAAGCTATCGATGTTCATCCCACAGATACTGCAGCTGATGCAGCAGCAAAACTTGCCGAAAAGCTGGGTCTTAGATCTCTCGAGGGTTGGGCAATTTACCAAAGCCGGCCAGATGGCGAGGAACACGTTCGTGCTCATGATTATCTTTATGACGTGATTGCAGCTTGGGAAATGAAACAATGTAAGCTCAACACATCTCAATCTTCATTCTCGACACTTAGAAGAGGCAGTAATCAAACTCTCGGTAGTGGTGACAATCGTTTTGTCTTTAAACGTCGATTATTCCGTAATACTAGAGAATTATCTCAAGATCCAGTTGAAGTAAATATGTTATACGCTCAAGCAGTTTATAATGTCGTTAAATGTGACGATTTTCCAGTTTCTGAAAAAGTCGCACTTCAACTTGCTGGTCTTCAAGCTCAAGTTGCTCTAGGAGATCCTAAAGACAACGATCGTCTTGATTATTACAGTGAGGTAGATAGCTTCTTACCTTATCGTATCAGTCGAGCTCGTGGTGATGATGTCTGGGTACCAATAATTGCCCAAGCTCATAAACAATATGGTGCAGGTCGTTCTGAACTTACTGCTAAAGTTTTATATCTCTCATGTGTAATGCAGTATCCTCTTTATGGTACTACCATGTACAATGTTACTTATAGAGGATACTGGTCCTATGGTAATCAATTGATTCTTGGTATCAATTGTGATGGTCTTATGTTAATAAAACCCGAAGATAAATTTGTCCTTGCGGAATATCGTTATCAAGATGTCGAAAGTATTATGCTTGATCCAAGTGATTCTTTTAtaactttatcattattaagacACAATCCAGACAGTTCTCACAAATGTTTTGTCTTTGAAACaccacaaaaaaatgaaattggtAGTTTAATTGTAAGCTACTGTCCTGCACTTGCAGGATGGATTACTGAAAATGAAGCACCAGCTAAAAAAGTTAAAGGTATGACAAATGAAGATCGAATAAGACTTTAtcataatttagttaattgtCGTCGAACTCTAGTCGATTCAGATGTATTAAGAAAACCTCAAGATACTGGTGGTGGTTTTATTCGTAATACATTACGTCGTTTATCAAAACACCGAATTGAAAAATTACGTCAAGAGCATGGAAGTAATACAGATCATGGTGAAACATATAAAGGATTTCCTCACGTTTATTGGGCATTTAGTAGACAAACAATACCACAGAGCTTAACTAAATTACCAGACTCTGAAGAACAAATATCTTTGAATGTCTTCCAATTGATTTTAACTTACGCCGGACTTGGCCAAAATGGTGATACTGTTCGTAGTGTTGAAGATGAACATGTTAATCTTATTCAAACAGTTATGGAACGTTGTATGAGAAAAGAAAGTCTTTTAGGTGAAATGTatcttcaattaataaaacaaacaaCAGATCATCCAGATCCAAATAGTCGCGTTAATTTAAGACATTGGGCTCTATTGTCTCTTGCTTGTTCAGTTATTTTGCCACCGCAAAAAATAatacgaaaatatttaatcgctCATTTAAAACGATGTGCAAGTGATTACGTAACTGAGGAAGGTAAATATGCAAGATTTGCTGAAAAGTGTTTGTACAAAACTCAAGGAACTAGAAGAAGACAATGGCCACCAAGTCGTGAAGAAATAATGTGTACTATTAATCGAAGACCAATTTATGCTCGTTTTCACTTTATGGATGGCCAATATCATGCTGTTGAATTTCACCCATCAGCTACTGCCCGTGATGTCATGGAAATAATTAAAGCTAAAATAGGACTTCATGAATCTGCATTAGGATATGCTATTTATGAAGTTCTTGGAGTAACAGAACGAGCTCTAGTTCCTGAAGAAAAATTAGCTGATGTCATGTCAAAATGGGAGCGATATAGAACAGCAAGTGCTAATCAACAAGGACAACAAGTACCAAGAAAACACGGACATCATTTGTTCCTTTTCAAAAAACATTTGTTCCTTGATCAGTACATGAATCTTGATGATCCTGTAGAAAAAGAATTACTATATCATCAAGTTTTACATGATCTTCGTGCTGATAGATATCCAATTACTGAAATGGAAGCtgtaagttaatttattataagttattaattagtaaattaatataatttaataataaattattattttttaatgttacaGGTAATGTTTACTGCCTTACAAGCACAAGTGGAACTGGGTGACTGTCAGGATATTCCAAATCATCCGGATTTACGTACTATAGCTAATCACTGCCTACCATCAAGAATAGTGCCGAATGTTTCTATCGAAGCAGTCATACAACATCATCAATCATTACGTGGTATGACACCATTTGAAGCTAAAAAATCGTTCTTAAATCTTATACAATCTTGGCCACTTCATAAAGCAACAATATTTGATGTAATGCAAtcatttacgtcaaattggcCTAGAGTTTTGTGGTTGGCCGTCGATCAA encodes the following:
- the LOC130675268 gene encoding myosin-I heavy chain isoform X1, with protein sequence MVAKHFTQGSSPEVGVPDMTVISDIDESGINRNLQVRYKRDQIYTYTGSILVAVNPYKEVDYYTMEYVNRYHGQKMGALEPHVFALAEAAYRSLEDNECNQSCVISGESGAGKTETTKFILQYLCSVTSNVDTWVEQQILEANTILEAFGNAKTVRNDNSSRFGKFMQVCFDNKWMIKGCIIQDYLLEQSRITFQSPGERNYHVFYQLVEGGTRDKEFAEQYKLVPASCYKYLNQSGCIKIDGISDGKKLDALRLAFNVLQVPSEMCEGIYRVLSAILWLGNLNFEDVDGERCELTTEDLEIVGKVAPLLGLQIEDLTRVVLVRQINVRGNITEIPLKVQEARENRHAMAKALYSRTFAWLINHINNCTNPGQDSSRFLGVLDIFGFENFAVNSFEQLCINYTNEKLHKFFNHYVFAIEQELYRQEEIQYSHITFTDNTLCLELIEKPPRCVLKLLTEQCHMPKGSDLAYLTNLHAEFDTHPCYVKGDDRRKWETEFGVKHYAGCVTYTVEGFVDKNRDVQQDVFFDFMSRSTNEFVQEITVYQDLLGCTVARAAGYSATMSRGTTKGKPTLCDSFRHQLQALVDVLQATTPWYARCIKPNMDKSANHYDEKLVLDQLKYLGMLDIIRIRKEGFPVHMPFHDFVARYRCLVKGRTMLPRDDKEATRCLIKAQGIPETEWQLGKTKVFLRNYVHEPLEDTRNKMVTWNAIVIQKIWRGYTVRKEYRRVREAALKVQHAYRGWKLRIMFIRKRRAAIVIQSHLRGVFAREVATALREMRRVDEEMRKRERMEEERRLMEDKKALEDSQSAQYNGIAGMEAGKAQEEIAALSQMAEQLNSKMATTELQSVDLDNLFSFLSDVQSTKSNQIIEEIGERMDELVEDLDAELESVIQMEMEMIAKSESKMSNLNSPDDKRNGTPSAGKLGQPSLPEPTEPPPPPPPPPLPHTINGDSSSETGEPIYESVLPRDENESTSPIIINGNANPLVNGDSCGSPPPVPASKIIKEPSIGSPPSRPESRNSSNHHSHQNHHHHQLTPQQSHDQLSQVTQVPPISQTQQPVEREQRRKFRVERKLMELEEKKEPVETEVTYHDIVEFAQNYFNSHERSPEGTIMATLTRKSRGKSIEFVPKYEMVTYYKGSSIPNSHIHMYDPDNVNLACSIFRDLCKYLRGEMKLEQEITTIQTIIGHGIEREELRDEILVQCMRQATNNPNAEWSERVWLLLCLAIVAFQPSKLLYKYFVSFLKKNLALEGKLRQYVQWCVDNCKNTKVSCRQYPPSTVEIAAMRRLGTIVCRFFFLDGRTKAIDVHPTDTAADAAAKLAEKLGLRSLEGWAIYQSRPDGEEHVRAHDYLYDVIAAWEMKQCKLNTSQSSFSTLRRGSNQTLGSGDNRFVFKRRLFRNTRELSQDPVEVNMLYAQAVYNVVKCDDFPVSEKVALQLAGLQAQVALGDPKDNDRLDYYSEVDSFLPYRISRARGDDVWVPIIAQAHKQYGAGRSELTAKVLYLSCVMQYPLYGTTMYNVTYRGYWSYGNQLILGINCDGLMLIKPEDKFVLAEYRYQDVESIMLDPSDSFITLSLLRHNPDSSHKCFVFETPQKNEIGSLIVSYCPALAGWITENEAPAKKVKGMTNEDRIRLYHNLVNCRRTLVDSDVLRKPQDTGGGFIRNTLRRLSKHRIEKLRQEHGSNTDHGETYKGFPHVYWAFSRQTIPQSLTKLPDSEEQISLNVFQLILTYAGLGQNGDTVRSVEDEHVNLIQTVMERCMRKESLLGEMYLQLIKQTTDHPDPNSRVNLRHWALLSLACSVILPPQKIIRKYLIAHLKRCASDYVTEEGKYARFAEKCLYKTQGTRRRQWPPSREEIMCTINRRPIYARFHFMDGQYHAVEFHPSATARDVMEIIKAKIGLHESALGYAIYEVLGVTERALVPEEKLADVMSKWERYRTASANQQGQQVPRKHGHHLFLFKKHLFLDQYMNLDDPVEKELLYHQVLHDLRADRYPITEMEAVMFTALQAQVELGDCQDIPNHPDLRTIANHCLPSRIVPNVSIEAVIQHHQSLRGMTPFEAKKSFLNLIQSWPLHKATIFDVMQSFTSNWPRVLWLAVDQQGLHLLEHRSRNALCTYEYSSILSYSPALNCLMIITGTDKKQSKVILTTSQAFQIANLIREYMEVLQIPPEVPKRESTMNQQINQHQPPVMNVTASSGRKSRPASMLHRGAPIIHSQAS
- the LOC130675268 gene encoding myosin-I heavy chain isoform X2, translating into MVAKHFTQGSSPEVGVPDMTVISDIDESGINRNLQVRYKRDQIYTYTGSILVAVNPYKEVDYYTMEYVNRYHGQKMGALEPHVFALAEAAYRSLEDNECNQSCVISGESGAGKTETTKFILQYLCSVTSNVDTWVEQQILEANTILEAFGNAKTVRNDNSSRFGKFMQVCFDNKWMIKGCIIQDYLLEQSRITFQSPGERNYHVFYQLVEGGTRDKEFAEQYKLVPASCYKYLNQSGCIKIDGISDGKKLDALRLAFNVLQVPSEMCEGIYRVLSAILWLGNLNFEDVDGERCELTTEDLEIVGKVAPLLGLQIEDLTRVVLVRQINVRGNITEIPLKVQEARENRHAMAKALYSRTFAWLINHINNCTNPGQDSSRFLGVLDIFGFENFAVNSFEQLCINYTNEKLHKFFNHYVFAIEQELYRQEEIQYSHITFTDNTLCLELIEKPPRCVLKLLTEQCHMPKGSDLAYLTNLHAEFDTHPCYVKGDDRRKWETEFGVKHYAGCVTYTVEGFVDKNRDVQQDVFFDFMSRSTNEFVQEITVYQDLLGCTVARAAGYSATMSRGTTKGKPTLCDSFRHQLQALVDVLQATTPWYARCIKPNMDKSANHYDEKLVLDQLKYLGMLDIIRIRKEGFPVHMPFHDFVARYRCLVKGRTMLPRDDKEATRCLIKAQGIPETEWQLGKTKVFLRNYVHEPLEDTRNKMVTWNAIVIQKIWRGYTVRKEYRRVREAALKVQHAYRGWKLRIMFIRKRRAAIVIQSHLRGVFAREVATALREMRRVDEEMRKRERMEEERRLMEDKKALEDSQRKAQEEIAALSQMAEQLNSKMATTELQSVDLDNLFSFLSDVQSTKSNQIIEEIGERMDELVEDLDAELESVIQMEMEMIAKSESKMSNLNSPDDKRNGTPSAGKLGQPSLPEPTEPPPPPPPPPLPHTINGDSSSETGEPIYESVLPRDENESTSPIIINGNANPLVNGDSCGSPPPVPASKIIKEPSIGSPPSRPESRNSSNHHSHQNHHHHQLTPQQSHDQLSQVTQVPPISQTQQPVEREQRRKFRVERKLMELEEKKEPVETEVTYHDIVEFAQNYFNSHERSPEGTIMATLTRKSRGKSIEFVPKYEMVTYYKGSSIPNSHIHMYDPDNVNLACSIFRDLCKYLRGEMKLEQEITTIQTIIGHGIEREELRDEILVQCMRQATNNPNAEWSERVWLLLCLAIVAFQPSKLLYKYFVSFLKKNLALEGKLRQYVQWCVDNCKNTKVSCRQYPPSTVEIAAMRRLGTIVCRFFFLDGRTKAIDVHPTDTAADAAAKLAEKLGLRSLEGWAIYQSRPDGEEHVRAHDYLYDVIAAWEMKQCKLNTSQSSFSTLRRGSNQTLGSGDNRFVFKRRLFRNTRELSQDPVEVNMLYAQAVYNVVKCDDFPVSEKVALQLAGLQAQVALGDPKDNDRLDYYSEVDSFLPYRISRARGDDVWVPIIAQAHKQYGAGRSELTAKVLYLSCVMQYPLYGTTMYNVTYRGYWSYGNQLILGINCDGLMLIKPEDKFVLAEYRYQDVESIMLDPSDSFITLSLLRHNPDSSHKCFVFETPQKNEIGSLIVSYCPALAGWITENEAPAKKVKGMTNEDRIRLYHNLVNCRRTLVDSDVLRKPQDTGGGFIRNTLRRLSKHRIEKLRQEHGSNTDHGETYKGFPHVYWAFSRQTIPQSLTKLPDSEEQISLNVFQLILTYAGLGQNGDTVRSVEDEHVNLIQTVMERCMRKESLLGEMYLQLIKQTTDHPDPNSRVNLRHWALLSLACSVILPPQKIIRKYLIAHLKRCASDYVTEEGKYARFAEKCLYKTQGTRRRQWPPSREEIMCTINRRPIYARFHFMDGQYHAVEFHPSATARDVMEIIKAKIGLHESALGYAIYEVLGVTERALVPEEKLADVMSKWERYRTASANQQGQQVPRKHGHHLFLFKKHLFLDQYMNLDDPVEKELLYHQVLHDLRADRYPITEMEAVMFTALQAQVELGDCQDIPNHPDLRTIANHCLPSRIVPNVSIEAVIQHHQSLRGMTPFEAKKSFLNLIQSWPLHKATIFDVMQSFTSNWPRVLWLAVDQQGLHLLEHRSRNALCTYEYSSILSYSPALNCLMIITGTDKKQSKVILTTSQAFQIANLIREYMEVLQIPPEVPKRESTMNQQINQHQPPVMNVTASSGRKSRPASMLHRGAPIIHSQAS